From a single Calothrix sp. NIES-2098 genomic region:
- a CDS encoding ATPase: MNSWENFLVMEVYRKWGLTPKEQAILLAKFPDENTVNDNNQVAEQSLKNPELPISAETVRRQMWTIYNERFSPQIDREGFPDYDLKSRDKDVRFIAWLKPQYLEWLRIQNNNIVPPVIAYTDNPFIPLNDIITEQHLLFGREREITRVFETLNSGSSVALIGEKKIGKSSLLKAIYQQAEHRLLKPRKTIYLNLSLLFNDDDFYDELCNKVGIAVSKGRQLIRELQKQQLLLLLDEVQQMTWDGFTRELRQQLRGLADGQANPPLRLVIAASEHLDVLFPDSRDNPSPFQGVCIEELIQPWDENMVRGFIDSRLANTQVSFTEEEIIQLIQESGGHPQRLMYLCHRTYSRYMERMKTVL; this comes from the coding sequence ATGAACTCTTGGGAAAACTTTCTGGTCATGGAGGTATATCGTAAGTGGGGTTTAACTCCCAAAGAACAGGCGATTCTTTTGGCGAAATTTCCCGATGAGAATACTGTAAATGATAATAATCAGGTTGCAGAGCAATCATTAAAAAACCCTGAACTTCCCATCTCGGCTGAGACTGTGAGGCGGCAGATGTGGACAATATATAATGAGCGATTTTCTCCTCAGATAGACAGGGAAGGCTTCCCTGATTACGACCTGAAAAGTCGAGACAAAGATGTCAGATTTATAGCTTGGCTTAAACCTCAATATTTGGAATGGTTGAGAATCCAAAACAATAATATTGTTCCTCCTGTTATTGCTTACACAGATAACCCATTTATTCCCCTCAATGACATCATCACCGAACAGCATCTATTGTTCGGTCGGGAAAGAGAGATTACCAGAGTATTTGAAACCTTAAACAGTGGCAGTAGCGTAGCGCTGATTGGAGAGAAAAAAATTGGCAAGTCTTCTCTACTCAAAGCTATTTACCAACAGGCAGAACATCGGCTGCTCAAACCACGTAAGACAATTTATCTCAATTTAAGCCTACTTTTTAATGACGATGACTTTTATGATGAACTCTGTAATAAAGTGGGAATCGCTGTTAGCAAGGGTCGGCAATTAATTCGTGAGTTACAAAAACAGCAATTATTGTTGTTATTAGACGAAGTACAACAAATGACTTGGGATGGTTTCACTAGGGAATTACGCCAACAACTGCGCGGTTTAGCTGACGGACAAGCTAACCCACCTCTGCGCTTGGTGATTGCAGCTAGCGAACACCTGGATGTTCTGTTTCCTGATAGCCGAGATAATCCTTCACCGTTTCAAGGCGTTTGCATTGAAGAACTTATTCAGCCTTGGGACGAAAATATGGTTCGTGGGTTTATTGACAGTCGTTTAGCGAATACTCAGGTTAGTTTTACAGAAGAAGAAATCATTCAACTAATCCAAGAAAGCGGCGGACATCCCCAGCGACTTATGTATTTGTGTCATCGAACCTACTCGCGGTATATGGAGAGGATGAAAACTGTATTATGA
- a CDS encoding 6-phosphofructokinase, translating to MKTQKRLGILTSGGDCPGLNAVIRAVVSHATLTYGWQVVGIPYATRGLLEVKAIPLSLHGLDLRGIDPLLSMGGTILGSINKGDTLAYVDELMAGYQALELDALIGIGGDGSLAILNQLRNKGNWQFIAIPKTIDNDVALTERVVGFDTAVNTVVDALNRLTFTASSHDRVMIVEVMGRTAGHLALHSGIAGGADVILMPEIPYTIKDTCAHLAELRDRWGRRFAIVVVAEGAHIPEDSSNYASCEKPSCGIGQLIADELSNCSHKQIDIRASVLGHIQRGGIPSALDRLVATAFGKAAVDLIASGKTGQMVAWQNGEVVAVPLEAVLAKSPSLVDPHNYLVETARSLGIYVGNHAAA from the coding sequence ATGAAAACACAAAAACGACTGGGTATTCTTACCAGTGGCGGTGACTGTCCGGGACTGAATGCGGTAATTCGTGCTGTTGTCAGCCATGCTACCTTGACCTATGGCTGGCAGGTAGTGGGGATTCCTTATGCTACAAGAGGCTTGTTAGAGGTAAAGGCAATTCCGCTTTCTCTCCACGGTTTAGACTTGCGTGGTATAGATCCTTTATTAAGCATGGGTGGTACTATCCTGGGCAGTATCAACAAAGGCGATACTCTGGCTTATGTCGATGAACTTATGGCTGGCTACCAGGCCTTAGAACTGGATGCTTTAATTGGGATTGGGGGAGACGGTAGTTTAGCTATTCTCAACCAGTTGCGAAACAAGGGAAATTGGCAATTCATTGCTATTCCCAAAACTATAGATAATGATGTGGCGCTTACAGAAAGAGTAGTAGGGTTTGATACTGCTGTTAATACAGTTGTGGATGCCCTAAATCGTCTTACCTTTACCGCTTCCAGCCACGATCGCGTGATGATTGTAGAAGTGATGGGACGCACAGCTGGTCATTTAGCCCTACATTCTGGTATTGCAGGCGGTGCTGATGTAATTTTGATGCCGGAAATTCCCTATACTATTAAGGATACTTGCGCACATCTAGCAGAATTACGCGATCGCTGGGGACGCAGATTTGCGATTGTCGTGGTTGCAGAAGGCGCTCATATTCCCGAAGATTCATCTAACTATGCATCCTGTGAAAAGCCATCCTGCGGTATTGGACAGTTGATTGCCGATGAACTCAGCAATTGCAGCCACAAGCAAATCGACATTCGAGCTTCAGTTTTAGGACATATCCAACGTGGTGGGATTCCTTCAGCGTTAGACCGTTTAGTAGCCACAGCTTTTGGTAAAGCCGCTGTAGATTTAATTGCTAGTGGGAAAACGGGACAGATGGTAGCTTGGCAAAATGGCGAAGTTGTAGCCGTTCCTTTAGAAGCCGTTTTAGCTAAAAGTCCGTCACTTGTAGATCCTCATAATTATCTGGTAGAAACAGCGCGATCGCTTGGTATTTATGTTGGGAATCATGCTGCTGCATAG
- a CDS encoding ATPase: MSLHQPVPRLDLAPKLRRPLSLWNPLDYLRLLYWVFFFPQALRWYVDTFGGVNIAESEMNWRKLWELLRQNPIQRQLLYQGLVLTVVTPAAICLIIDKIGNVYIDWFQLAQGVGFSVIIGAWFSMGGGALFGVGGGVSKGVVVGVGYSVAGGVMRALMGGVPKGAVGGVTGGVVFGLLLSLLFGLKAGLARSIATGVVLNVALGVAISLAEGVLGSVGFGVTLGLVGGLVSAVVGGLALIRPDNWLIGLSLSLKNIPNSSCLLPHITPIPILQLQKRLQNWLQQDWETGLHNTNELLAYTLQFIPVVKAVNTVLAKTSSEQIIWCVSQLAEAPFDWELVRFASASLDEELKLKAQGIHNVFSFYLQFRLERFPASFLTDIRLDSPARASAAGFWYLYEKRPIQARKAFAVVRSLLYGEEMYTLAQTLAAFHEAKDALSIAAVQLPTFPAEPLLRPVTWKAIASLRRVVEDVQFVNSSVSRSAKSMAFNRALGELANILNQADSLPQAQKELIREIVINWGMSLLQIAGEVGEIAITKPVLNPYIVGDPVQGNLFVGREDIIRQLEELWVTGYQLQSVVLYGHRRMGKTSILVNAANSLGAGIQLVYVNLLRLGDTPQGVGEVLMAITDEISQAVKIPPPADADLLNLPYRTFERYLKQVEAQLEGGLIIALDEFEKIEELIEAEKIPQDFMGFLRGLVQMSSKIAFAFAGLHTLEEMTADYFQPFFASVIIIHVGFQERAATRQILANPDDDFLLDYTPEALDEIYNLTSGQPYLVQLMGFQLVRRYNDFVFEQGRSRSPVFTVEDVAAVINDPEFFKRGRYYFDGVWGQAMRGADGQQVIIQVLAPHPEGLSFDALAESTALGSEQLQAALDMLMRHDVVAQTEGCWRIIVELFRCWVLQNHPLSRE; the protein is encoded by the coding sequence ATGAGTCTACACCAGCCTGTACCGCGCTTAGACTTAGCACCCAAGTTGCGTCGTCCCCTCTCTCTATGGAACCCCTTGGATTATCTACGCTTGTTGTACTGGGTGTTTTTCTTTCCCCAGGCTTTGCGGTGGTATGTGGATACTTTCGGGGGTGTGAATATCGCTGAAAGTGAAATGAATTGGCGAAAGTTGTGGGAGTTGTTGCGCCAGAATCCTATCCAGCGTCAGTTACTTTACCAAGGATTAGTGTTAACAGTAGTTACACCAGCGGCTATATGTCTAATTATTGACAAAATAGGAAATGTTTACATTGACTGGTTCCAATTGGCGCAAGGCGTGGGATTCAGCGTGATAATAGGCGCGTGGTTCAGTATGGGGGGAGGTGCGTTGTTTGGCGTGGGGGGAGGTGTCTCAAAAGGCGTAGTGGTAGGTGTGGGGTATAGTGTTGCAGGAGGTGTAATGCGAGCCTTGATGGGAGGTGTGCCAAAAGGTGCTGTAGGAGGAGTGACAGGAGGCGTGGTATTCGGCTTGCTCCTCAGCTTGCTTTTTGGTTTGAAGGCAGGCCTGGCGAGAAGCATAGCAACAGGTGTAGTACTAAACGTCGCATTAGGTGTGGCAATAAGCTTGGCGGAAGGTGTGCTGGGAAGTGTGGGGTTTGGCGTAACGCTAGGCTTGGTGGGAGGCTTGGTATCAGCTGTGGTGGGAGGCTTAGCGTTAATACGTCCAGACAATTGGTTAATTGGCTTATCTTTAAGTTTAAAAAATATTCCCAATAGTAGTTGCCTACTTCCTCACATCACTCCGATTCCCATACTTCAGCTCCAAAAACGATTGCAGAATTGGCTACAGCAAGATTGGGAAACAGGCCTGCATAATACCAATGAATTGTTAGCATATACCCTACAATTTATTCCTGTTGTAAAAGCAGTTAATACAGTACTTGCCAAAACCTCATCAGAGCAAATTATTTGGTGTGTATCTCAACTTGCAGAGGCTCCTTTTGATTGGGAACTAGTACGTTTTGCCTCAGCTTCTCTGGATGAAGAACTAAAGTTAAAAGCTCAAGGTATACATAATGTTTTCTCTTTTTATCTTCAATTTAGACTCGAAAGATTCCCAGCAAGTTTCCTGACAGACATCCGCTTAGATTCTCCGGCTCGTGCATCTGCTGCTGGTTTTTGGTATCTCTATGAAAAACGACCAATACAGGCAAGAAAAGCTTTTGCTGTAGTGCGTTCTCTTCTATATGGTGAAGAGATGTACACTCTTGCCCAAACTCTAGCAGCATTTCACGAAGCTAAAGATGCACTCTCGATTGCTGCTGTGCAATTACCTACATTTCCAGCAGAACCGCTTTTACGTCCAGTCACTTGGAAAGCAATTGCTAGCCTACGTCGAGTTGTTGAGGATGTTCAGTTTGTTAATAGCAGTGTATCTCGTTCGGCTAAGTCTATGGCTTTCAATCGCGCTTTAGGTGAACTCGCTAACATCCTCAACCAAGCTGACAGTTTGCCGCAAGCACAAAAAGAGCTAATTAGAGAAATCGTTATAAATTGGGGAATGAGCCTCTTACAAATCGCTGGTGAGGTGGGGGAAATTGCCATCACTAAGCCTGTGCTTAATCCTTATATAGTAGGCGACCCGGTTCAAGGTAATCTCTTTGTCGGGCGAGAAGATATCATCAGACAGTTAGAAGAACTCTGGGTGACGGGTTATCAACTCCAGTCTGTAGTTCTCTACGGTCACAGGCGTATGGGTAAAACTTCTATCCTAGTAAACGCTGCTAATTCTCTAGGTGCAGGGATACAGCTAGTTTATGTCAACCTGCTGCGGTTGGGAGATACTCCGCAAGGGGTTGGCGAGGTGCTAATGGCAATTACTGATGAAATTTCCCAAGCTGTGAAAATTCCACCCCCAGCTGATGCAGATTTGCTCAATCTTCCCTACCGGACTTTTGAACGCTATTTGAAACAGGTAGAAGCACAGTTAGAAGGTGGGTTAATCATCGCCTTAGATGAGTTCGAGAAAATTGAAGAATTAATTGAAGCGGAAAAAATCCCCCAAGATTTTATGGGTTTTCTGCGGGGGTTGGTGCAAATGAGTTCTAAAATTGCCTTTGCTTTTGCTGGTTTGCACACCTTGGAGGAAATGACGGCAGATTATTTTCAGCCTTTCTTTGCTAGCGTCATTATCATTCATGTAGGCTTTCAGGAACGTGCAGCTACTAGACAAATTCTAGCTAACCCAGATGATGACTTTCTCCTCGACTACACCCCGGAAGCGCTAGATGAAATTTATAATTTAACATCTGGTCAACCTTATTTAGTCCAACTTATGGGATTTCAGCTAGTGCGCCGCTACAATGATTTTGTGTTTGAGCAAGGACGCTCCCGCAGTCCGGTTTTTACGGTGGAAGATGTAGCAGCAGTTATCAACGATCCTGAGTTTTTTAAGCGGGGACGCTACTATTTTGATGGGGTTTGGGGTCAGGCGATGCGGGGTGCTGATGGTCAGCAAGTGATAATACAGGTACTTGCACCGCACCCAGAAGGATTAAGTTTTGATGCTTTAGCTGAGTCTACGGCTTTGGGTAGCGAACAGCTACAAGCAGCGCTCGATATGTTAATGCGCCATGATGTAGTTGCACAGACTGAGGGATGCTGGCGAATTATTGTAGAACTGTTTCGCTGTTGGGTTTTGCAAAATCATCCACTGTCGCGAGAGTAA